From the Scyliorhinus canicula chromosome 4, sScyCan1.1, whole genome shotgun sequence genome, the window tgacagtgcagcactccctcagtactgaccctctgatagtgcagcactccctcagtacactgcaaTACCAGCCTAGATTTTGTTCTCGAGCCCAATTCTCCCACTTAGCTACACCATGTTGCAGAAGTTCCTGTACAACTGCCCCATCCATTTATAGGGCTCATTAATTGAAATGAATAGATTTCACATGGCAAACAGGGAATGTTGCTCAActctctggagtgagacttgaatccACCACCTTAATATTCAGAGGTGGGATTGCTATTCCTGAGCCACACCAGTAGGATTCATTGATGCTCAGTACTCTATTAATATATACTAATTAGTTGTATTTTCTTCAAAGGGGCTGGAGGAAGATCAAAGGTGTGAGAGGATAACTGAAGAACAGCCTGTGGTTGATGTTGAAGGGACGGAGAGCCAGAATGATTCGGAATCGGACAGACTGAGTGGAGAGACAGATCGAGTGACAATCTGGGAACATGATGATTCTATTCCTGTGATCTGCAGGAATATTGTCCCTTTACTGAGTTTGTGCTCAAAGCCCTCCTCCCTGATCCAGTACAATGTGGTGAACGTTCTCTATGCATACGCATTCTCCATGAAGCTCATTAATGGGGACTTATCAGGGGAAATGAGGGATGAGTTTATTGAAGCCATAATGACAATCTCCGAGGCCTTGAAAGGCAATCGTGTTTTCACGTCCACTGCAGAAGCTGTGCAGGCTGGCGTCGGGGCTGTGCGACGCAGTCCCTACTCCTCCAACCCCCTTGAGGCAGTGAATACAATCAAGGACACGTGTGTCCTCCTGTCTGGGGGGTGCAGGCCACCGAGCAGTCATTACACCCTGGCTGCAATCTCCCAGCTTGGCCGCACCCTGGGAAAAGCCAAATGTACCCGACGCAAGGAGGATCCCAGTCGTTACCAGGCTCGGAAGAAATGCACTTTCCTCCTGTCCTGGGTGAATGAACATGAGGATTCTCTAATGTATCTGTCCCTGGAGGTGCAGGCGGAGTACGAGAACACCTTCCATACCTTAGTGCAAATGGAGGAAGCCAAGTCAAACCTGGAAAAAGCCTGGGGGGGGAAACGACCCCCGGGGAAGAAGGTGTTAATCGAAGAACTAACTCCCTGAGCTATTAATCACTCCCGTTCCCCATTGATCATTTAATAAAGATTCATGATCAAATTACCTACTGGAATTCTTCCCAAGAGATTTGGGGCCCAGTTTGAGCAAACAGTTGGGCAGTGCAGGCAGTCACTTTGTGTGcggcacacggtagcacagtggttatcactgttgcttcacagcgccagtgtcccgggTTTGATcaccggcttcggtcactgtgtggagtctgcacgttctccctgtgtcttccgggcactccggtttcctcccacaagtcccaaaagatgtgctgttcggtgaattgaacattctgaattctcccttggtgtatccgaacaggcaccggaaggtggcgactaggggcttttcacagtaacttcattgcagtgttaacgtaagcctacttgtgacaataataaagattattattaatgaaatTGCATTTGTAAGGCACCGTTCGCAACTCTTTCATTCTCACCTTAATAGTGA encodes:
- the znhit2 gene encoding zinc finger HIT domain-containing protein 2, with the protein product MSLPPPAPEREAEACGLCPGSGPGAAARYTCPRCNVPFCSLPCYRGQGHRACSEAFYRGAVLGELRAEARAAEGRRGLRESLERLRDAELPELGLHPRDAPARPLWEALSEQQRRDFQRLLESGEAAAWIQEWRPWWERRPPGPVQGAGAQVVFSSKGLEEDQRCERITEEQPVVDVEGTESQNDSESDRLSGETDRVTIWEHDDSIPVICRNIVPLLSLCSKPSSLIQYNVVNVLYAYAFSMKLINGDLSGEMRDEFIEAIMTISEALKGNRVFTSTAEAVQAGVGAVRRSPYSSNPLEAVNTIKDTCVLLSGGCRPPSSHYTLAAISQLGRTLGKAKCTRRKEDPSRYQARKKCTFLLSWVNEHEDSLMYLSLEVQAEYENTFHTLVQMEEAKSNLEKAWGGKRPPGKKVLIEELTP